The following is a genomic window from Funiculus sociatus GB2-C1.
TCCCTTTAAACAAGCCTTGGGGACGGAAGAGTAGAATCAAGACCATAATCATCAAGGCAACGCCTTGCTTGTATTCCGAACCAAGTAAGGGAACGCTGACTTCTTGGGCGATACCAATGACTAAAGCACCCGCGATCGCGCCGTAGGGATTGCCAATTCCGCCGAGAATCACTGACGCAAACATCGGCAAAATTAAAAACCAGCCCATATTGGGACGAACGCCTGTAATTAGCCCATACATGGCTCCCCCCAGCGCGGTAAAAATCCCGGTAATTACCCAAGTCCAAATTACTACACGCTCAACGTTAATCCCTGAGACACGAGCCAGATCAATATCATCCGCTACAGCTCGCATCGCTTTACCGATTTTGGTGTTTTGCAGCAGAAAATGCAGCGCTAAAATTGCCAGCACCGCCATACCTACTACCAACACTCGGTAATAAGCTACTTTGATTCCAAAAATGTCTATAGCGCTTGCTACGGGCAAGTTGTAGCGCTGGTTGCTGCCTCCCCAAATGAAGATGATGCCGTTGCGGATAAACAAGGCAAGTCCAATGGAGATGATTATTAGGGTGGTGGAGGAGGCACGGCGATCGCGCATTGGTTTCCACAGCAGCTGTTCGCTTAGTAGCATTGCTCCGACTGTTCCCCCAGCTCCCAAAATCATCGAGAGCCAGATATTTACCCCACTGGTATTTGCTAACCAGGTGAGATAAGCTCCCAGTGTCATAAAATCGCCGTGAGCAAAGTTGGAGAGTCGCAAAATACCATAAGTCAGCGTTAGTCCGACTGCCGCGAGTGCAATGATGCTACCTACGGCAATTCCATTCACAATTAATTGTGCAGTTTGTGTGTCCATTGGGTTGACTCTCCAGTTAAGAGGAGAGTTCATAATAGAAATTGAAAGAGTAATCTTGGTTTTACCATGACACTAGAACTGAAAGTACCGAGTATGGCTTGTTCTGCCTGTGTAGAGACGATTTCCCAGGCAGTTACCGCAATAGATCCGAAAGCGAAGGTAGAGGCTGACACCAAAACTAAGGTGGTGCAAGTGGAAACGCAACAGCCAGAAACGAAAGTTAGGGAAGCGATCGCTAACGCCGGATATCCCGTCGCCTAGCGTGTTTTCTGGAGCGGGGAAACTTTTAATATAGTGGTTCTCGCTTTGTTGCAATACACCCTTAACCTCACCCCCAACCCCCTCACCGAAAAGCCCAGAGCAGGGTGGTTTCATACAATAGAAGAAAATATCGAAAATTGCGACATTTTGTAGGGACATGGCAATGCCATGCCCCTACCGCCAACCAAAATCAACGTTACAAAATTTTCTTTTAATAAATGAAACCACCCTGCCTCACTGAAAAGCCCAGAGGGGGCAGTATCTCCTTCCAGGTTCAGCCTGGGAGCGAGACGAGTCGAGGCTCTGCCTCGATTTTAAAATAAGTGAAATTATTTGATTGTTACCGTGCGAGATCCTGATGTTCTCTCAAACCTACAACCCCAGCAATTAGTTAAATAGCTGCAACCCAATGGCTGGCATGAGCAAAGGTGGATTGATGATAAGCGAGCTATTTGGAGTCAGAAAAACAAGGTCGGCGTTGGGTTTCGCTTTGCACGGGCCCTACCTACAAGCCTTAAGCCAGTGCCATTGATCTTAAGTATTAATAGATGCAGTTTTTACGAAAGTCTACCTCGGCACCACAACCCTTGCAAATCCCGTAAGAAGTTGCGTCACAACCATCTAACCAGTTGAACCCTGTGCAATTGCAGAACGGGCAATTATACAGAATGTTCGGTAAATTTCCGATGATACACTGCCACTTTGGTAGAGTAATTTTAACCTCTTGCTCTACTGAAATTGCTAAATTAACAGGTAAACGCCATACCTTTTCCACCAACTCTTTGACCTTGACAGCAACTTTATCGATGTTTTGAATACCCAAGTAACCACATCTGACGGCGCGACTTATCAAGACGTTTCTTTTCTCTTCAATAAAGACTCTGGTGCCGTTTGGCGCGATCGCTCTACATTCCCAGCCAACGGATATGGGTACTTCTTTTTTATATGCCAAGATTAAGTTATCGATAATGTTAAGTTGCTGTTGGGTAACACTAACAACCCATTTATCGCCCCCAATTCTTTTGAAAGAGCCTTCAGCGAGGCGAACGGCCAACAAATTATTGAACTCGAAAATATCCTTGTCTACTTCCTCGTGACCTAAGTAAAGGTTGCGTCTTTGAGTATCAGCCAAATCAAATATAGCTAGATAGCAAGCTAACAATGGCTCTATGTAAAGTTTTAATTCCTCGATTTGCTCGTCAATAGTCACAGGTGCGTCTTCCTGAAGGGATAGGGTGAAGAGGGGCGATCGCCTCTGAAGCAAATATCTCACTTTAACAAAAATATCCAATATACCCCCTTGACTCTCCACCGCACTGGAGAGATTAACCTAAAATCAGACAGCAGGAGATAGTTATGGAAACACACTCTCTTAACTTACAAGGAATGAGTTGTGCTGCTTGCGCTGGTGCGATAGAAAAAGCGATTCGCAATGTTCCGGGCGTGAGGGAGTGCAACGTTAACTTTGGCATGGAACAAGCTACCGTCAAGTATGAGCCTGAAGCAACGAGTCTGGAGAAAATTCAGCAAGCTGTAGCTGATGCGGGTTATGCAGCCGAACCAGTTCAGGAATTGGGAACCGGAGTTGATGATACTGAGGTAGCAAGTCGCCGTCAGGAAAAGCAACAGCTGACGCGCAAAGTAATATTAGGTGCAGTCATTAGTATTGTGCTGGTGGTGGGTTCAATCCCGGCGATGACGGGGTTACACGTTCCCTTGATTCCAGCATGGCTGCATAATCCTTGGGTGCAGCTGGTGTTGACGACACCAGTGCAGTTTTGGTGTGGCGAGTCTTTTTTCCGGGGCGCGTGGAAAGCCTTGAAGCGTCATGCTGCTGATATGAATACGCTGATTGCGCTGGGTACAGGTGCGGCGTATTTATATTCGCTGTTTGTCACTGTTTTTCCGGGAGTCCTTGGGCTGAGTAGAGATGTATATTATGAAACAGCAGTAGTAGTAATAACCCTGGTTTTGCTGGGACGGCTGCTGGAAAACCGCGCCAAGGGGCAAACTTCAGAAGCAATTCGCAAATTGATGGGTTTGCAAGCGAAAACGGCGCGTCTGATTCGGGATGGGCAGGAAATTGATGTTCCCGTTGAGGCGGTGAAAGTTGGAGATGCGATCTTGGTGCGTCCCGGCGAACAAATCCCGGTTGATGGGGAAGTGATAGAGGGCACTTCCACTATTGATGAGGCGATGGTGACGGGTGAAAGTTTACCTGTGAAGAAACAGCCAGGAGATGAAGTTATTGGGGCGACGATTAATAAAACTGGCAGTTTTAAGTTTCGGGCGACGCGAGTCGGGCGCGATACAGTTTTGGCGCAAATTGTCAAGTTGGTGCAACAAGCTCAAGGTGCGAAAGCACCGATTCAAAGATTGGCGGATCAAGTGACGGGGTGGTTTGTGCCTGTGGTGATTGCGATCGCGATCGCTACCTTCATCATCTGGTTTAACATCACGGGCAATCTGTCAATGGCTTTAATTACCACCGTTGGCGTGTTAATTATTGCTTGTCCTTGCGCTTTGGGTTTAGCTACGCCTACTTCTGTGATGGTGGGAACCGGAAAAGGCGCAGAAAATGGCATCTTAATTAAAGGTGCTGACAGTCTGGAACTAGCTCATAAAATTCAAACGATTGTGTTAGATAAAACTGGCACTCTCACGCAGGGAAAACCCACAGTTACAGACTATGTAACGATGTTGGGAACTGCTAACCAAAATGAACTGAAACTCCTAGGGCTGGCGGCAGCAGTTGAACGCAATTCAGAACATCCTTTGGCTGAAGCTGTTGTTAAATATGCCCAGTCTCAGGAAGTGAGGTTCCCATTGCCAGAGGCGAAAAATTTTGAAGCGATCGCGGGTAGCGGTGTCAAAGGTATCGTATCAGACAGACTGGTGCAAATCGGCACGCAGCGATGGATGGATGAATTGGGAATTGAAACTTTACCTTTGCAAGGACAAAAAGTTGCTTGGGAATCTGCGGGTAAAACTGCCGTTTGGATTGCTGTAGATGGAGAAATGCAAGGGTTAATAGCAATTGCGGATGCCCTCAAACCATCTTCAACAGTAGCTGTGAGAGCATTGCAAAAGTTAGGTTTAGAGGTAGTAATGCTCACTGGGGATAATCGCCAAACTGCGGAAGCGATCGCGCAAGAAGTTGGTATCACTCGTGTCTTTGCGGAAGTACGTCCAGACCAAAAAGCTGCAATTATCAAATCTCTCCAGGGTGAGAAGAGGGGAAAAGTTCCTAAGTCAAAATCCATTGTGGCGATGGTGGGGGATGGAATCAATGATGCACCAGCACTGGCACAAGCAGATGTGGGAATTGCGATTGGGACGGGAACAGATGTAGCGATCGCAGCCAGCGACATCACCTTAATTTCTGGCGACTTGCAAGGCATTGTAACTGCTATTGGGTTGAGTCGCGCCACCATGCAGAATATTCGCCAAAACTTGTTTTTTGCCTTTATCTACAACGTTGCTGGAATTCCCATCGCCGCTGGAATTTTGTTCCCAATTTTTGGCTGGTTACTTAACCCAATGATTGCTGGTGCAGCGATGGCATTTAGTTCTGTTTCTGTCGTCACCAACGCTTTGCGTTTGCGGAACTTTCAGCCGCGAGTCAATTTCTAAATACAGGGGATGACAAATGGTTACTCAAAAAAAGCTACTGCGTCATTTTTTCAGTCTAGGTTTGTTACTCTCAATTGCTTCAGTAGCACCAGTAAAAGCCGTTCCACCTGAGGCAGCAATGCCAACTAGCCAATTTCGCCAAATTGAGCAACCTTTTGAGGTGAAACTAGGAGTTACATTGGGCGGTTTGGCGCTAATAGGGTTAGAACTTTGGTGGTTTTTGTTAAGTAAAACTAAAGCGGAACAGGCAACAGCAAATCAAGGGATTCAAGAACTCACAATCAAAGTTGATGGCGGTTACGATCCAGATCGGGTAGTAGTGAAAGCAGGTCAACCTGTTCGCCTCAACTTTTTTCGCCAAGATTCAAGTAGCTGCTTAGAGAAAGTTATTTTACCAGATTTCCACATCGCTAAAGACTTGGACTTGGATCGAGTAACGCCTGTAGAATTTACCCCACAAAAGCCAGGAGAGTACCCTTTTACCTGTGGGATGAATATGGCTAGAGGGGTCGTGGAAGTAAAAGCATCAGTTGCAACAAATCAAGATGAGTAAAATTATGAAAAACAAAGCCCAAATTTACGGTGTTGTCGGGTTGCTGGTAGGGGGCGCGATCGCAGCTGCTGGGATAACCCAGGCGATGAAAACGGGTCATCAAGATATGAGTAGGATGCACTCTGACCCTCATGCAGGGCATAACATGGCTGGCGATGACTCGCACGCTGGGCATAACATGAATCACCACTCAATGCCCAAAACCGAGGCGGTGCAGGCTAAACTTACGGTTCCACCCAATGTTTCTCCTAATAAGCCAGTTCCTCTAGTCATTGATATTCAAGACAAATCGGGGAAAGCGATCGCTAAATTTGACAACTTTCAAGAAAAACTGATGCACCTGATCGTTGTCAGTGACGATTTTCAGTTTTTCAATCATATTCATCCCACCTACAAGCAGAATGGACGCTTTGAAGTAAATACCAGTTTTCCCCAACCTGGTAATTACAGCCTTTTTAGCGACTATAAACCAAGCGGAGAAAAGGAACAAGTCTCGGTATTAAAAACACAAGTGGCAGGTAAAATTACTTCACCTGACCCAACTGTTGACCTAAATTCTGCTAAAACTTTTGGCGATACGAAAGTGAATCTTACCTTTTCTGCGCCAAAACTAAAAGCAGGTGAAGATGTCACCTTGCAGTTTAACTTACAAAATGCTGCTGACAATCAACCTATTAAAGATTTGCAGCCTTACTTAGGAGAGAAAGGGCATTTAGTAATTCTGCGACAATCACCAAATTTGACAGCCGCAGATTACATTCACGCCCACGCCATGAAAAATACTCCCCCAGAGCAGGTATCTTTCCACACTCAGTTTCCTCAACCAGGAAAATATAAAGTTTGGGGTCAATTTAATCGCGGTGGCAAGGTTGTGACGGCTGACTTTTGGGTTGAGGTTATTTAAAAGTTTCAGGTTAACTGCTTGGGTTGTGTTTTTTGAAATCACTGGATATTATTTCTAAGAGCCAGTGATTTCTGCTTGCGAGTTAGTGCTGAATAGCCACCTAAAGCAGCCAGCATTACTATTGGCTAAGAGCTATTAGCATCAAACTATAAACGAAGCAATTAAAATTAATTGAAAGACCTGGGCATTATTCCTACTACTAGCTCTCGTTGCTGATTTATCGTGTTAGATATTATGGTGTTGCAAAGCCTTGCATTAGCCAGATTTGCTTCTTGAAGATTTGCTCCGCTCAAGTCTGCCTCAGTTAAGTTTGCCCAGGCGAGGTCTGCACCAGTTAGGTTAACTTGACACAAATTAGCTTCTACTAGCCTGGCTCCACATAGCTCTGATCCAGCTAGATTGGATCTAACCAAGTTAGTTCCAATCAAAGATGCCTCATTTAGTTTGGCAAAGCTGAGGTCGGCATCACTCACATCTGCTTCACACAGAGAAGTTGCTGATAGATTGGCTCCTTTCAATTTCACCTTCCACAAGAAAGCCCCACACAGGTTTGCCTTCGTCAAATCAGCATCAATTAAATTAGCTTCATACAGGTTTGCTTCGCGGCAGTCAGCTTCGCGGAGATTAGCGTCTTGCAGGTTGGCGCCACTTAGGTTGGCACCCTTTAGGATAGCTTCACTAAGATTTGCTCCCCGCAAATCTGCTCCTATCAACTTAACCCCACTCAAATTAACCCCCCTGAGGTTAATTCCACTCAAGTTAGCTCCACTCAAGTCCATCTCGATAGGGGATTTTCTATTGATTTCTCCCGCAATAAATTCTTTTTGTATAGCATAATTCTTATAAAAATCTTCTTTATAATTCATATAATTTTCTTTTTCAGTATTTCAGGTGGTTAATTAAACTAAAGGTTGATTTTGCTGATTTTTATCCAGCGTTTTGATGAAACCGACAATCATCAGTGGGATAATTTAATGTGATATACACTGTTTTTTCAGTTGCACTGCGATCGCTTCCATCAATTGTTTGTTTATGACTGGCTTAGTCAAGTAATCAGCAGCACCTAATTCCAAACCTAGCCGCCGCGCGGCATTACCCTCTTCACCACTCAACAAAATCAAAGGAATTCTTGCAGTTTTGGTGTTTTGACGCAATGCTTCTAACACCTCATAACCATTCATTTCCGGCATATTGATGTCAGAAATAATCAAATCTGGCATCTGTTCGTTGGCTAACTGCAAACCAATTAAGCCATTTTTAGCACCGATTGCCTGGAAACCCTGAGATTCAATGAGGTCAAGAAGGCTGGTTAAAGTGTCTGTAGCATCTTCAATAACCAGAACTTTTCCATCCATTTCGCTTCTTCTATTCAATCCAAGATTGAGCGTGGTGAATCAAGCTGACAAGACACCAACAATTAGGTCAAGCTGCTTTGAAGCATCTTTAATTTACACTACACAAGTAGAGAAATCGGGGAAGGAATCGGGAAGAAACTGGGCAAAAATCGGGAAGAAATCGGGAAGATAGCTTGGGAGGAGGGGACTGGGGATTGGAAGGAGGGGACTGGGCAATACGGTTCTGTAAGAAATAATTCTAGGTTAGGGAGAGATCAGAAGTATTGCATACCAATGAGAGTCCCTCTAAGGAATTCCCAATTACCAAATTACGAATACCAAGTAGCAAAAGTTAGGAAACCTTAATATATTATGATAGCTGCTTTAAGCGGTATCCTAAACCGTGAACCGTTTCAATCACGTCTTCGGGAGCTGCTACAGTTCGGAGTTTCTGACGCAGACTTTTGATGTGAGCTTTGACGGTATCCTCTTCCGGCGGATTTTCACTAGACCAAAGGCTATCTATAATCGCAGAACGGCTTAGCACCCGGCGACCATTGCGGAGAAACAGTTCCAGAAGACTGAATTCCTTGGGAGTTAATTGCAAAGGCTGATTCTGGTAGGAGACTTCATAGGTGCTGGGATTGAGGTGCAAGCCTCCCCAGACTAGAGTCGGTGCAGAGGGAGAACTGCCCCGACGCAGTAAAGCTCGGATACGGGCTAATAATTCTTGCAGATCAAACGGTTTTACTACATAGTCATCGGCTCCAGCGTCTAAACCATTGACTTTATCGCTACTGGTGTCGCGTGCTGTCAGCATCAGGATTGGTAGATGATAGCCGTGTGTGCGTAGACGTTGGCAAAGACTGAACCCATCGAGCTTGGGAAGTGTTACATCCAGCAAAATCAGGTCGTAAGCGATCGCTTTGGCTTGGCTCCAACCCGCCTCCCCATCCTTGACTACATCTACCACATAGAGCTGGTCTGTAAGGGCTTCAGCCAGCGCTTCCGCCAGACGCACATCATCTTCAACTAGCAGAATCCGCATATTAATCGGAGAGGAAATAGGGAGTAATCTTACTCGGCGCTTGTCATCTATCCTGAGAGTGGACTACTAGCCCAATAATCATAGAATTTTATAGCATTCAAAAATACTCTATATGAAATGGTCGCAGGAAAGAAAAATCATTGCAGGTGGTTTTGGGTTGGCGATGCTCATTCTTAGCATTGTTAGCACAGCTTCCTATCAAAACACAACCAAGCTATTTCAAAGGCAAAAACGGGTAGAGAAAACCTACCAAGTCCTGCAAGAGATCAGGGATGTACTGACGACGCTGCGGGATGCTGAGAGAGCTAGACGCGGCTATATTATCACCGGAAAAGAGTTGTATTTAGTAACATACAACACTGCCATTCAAGAGATTAACCCCAAATTTAACCAGCTGCGGCTGGAAACGGCTGATAATCTCAATCATCAGCGTAGCCTGGATATCATCGAGCCTTTAATTGCTCAAAGAGTTACATTAATCAAAAAGTCTGTTGAGTTGTACAAGCAGAATAAATCTGACACAGCAACTCAAATAGAGCTGACAGATAAAGGGATTATGCTGCACGATGAAATCTGGAAAATTATTGCCAAAATGGAAGGCGAGGAGAAGTTATTATTGCAGCGTTTAGCTAAGGAATCGGAAGCAAGTTTCCAAGATACAATGCTAATAGAAATTGCAGGTTTTTTCTTTAGCTTTAGTTTGCTTTTTGGAGTCTACTCGTTGCTGCATCAGCAAATCAAGAAACGGCAACGAGTAGAAGATATTTTGCGGCAAAGTGAACAACGATATCGAAATTTATTTCAACTTCATCCCTATCCTCTATGGGTTTTCGATTTAGAAACTTTAGCTTTCCTCGCTGTCAATGATGCAGCAATTAATGATTACGGCTACTCACAGGCAGAATTTTTATCTATGACGATTAAGGATATTTGTCCACCCGAAGATTTACCTGTTCTCCTTGACAAAAATTCGGTACACTTTTCCCAAGTTAAGCAAGCCGGAGTATGGAGACATCAGAAACAGGATGGAACCCCGATATATGTAGAAATTACTGCCCATGAATTAGTGTTTGCGGGGCGACAAGCAAGGCTGATGTTAGCTCGTGACATCACTCAGGAAAAGCAAGCACAAGAGGCGTTAC
Proteins encoded in this region:
- a CDS encoding response regulator yields the protein MDGKVLVIEDATDTLTSLLDLIESQGFQAIGAKNGLIGLQLANEQMPDLIISDINMPEMNGYEVLEALRQNTKTARIPLILLSGEEGNAARRLGLELGAADYLTKPVINKQLMEAIAVQLKKQCISH
- a CDS encoding heavy-metal-associated domain-containing protein — protein: MTLELKVPSMACSACVETISQAVTAIDPKAKVEADTKTKVVQVETQQPETKVREAIANAGYPVA
- a CDS encoding heavy metal translocating P-type ATPase, whose translation is METHSLNLQGMSCAACAGAIEKAIRNVPGVRECNVNFGMEQATVKYEPEATSLEKIQQAVADAGYAAEPVQELGTGVDDTEVASRRQEKQQLTRKVILGAVISIVLVVGSIPAMTGLHVPLIPAWLHNPWVQLVLTTPVQFWCGESFFRGAWKALKRHAADMNTLIALGTGAAYLYSLFVTVFPGVLGLSRDVYYETAVVVITLVLLGRLLENRAKGQTSEAIRKLMGLQAKTARLIRDGQEIDVPVEAVKVGDAILVRPGEQIPVDGEVIEGTSTIDEAMVTGESLPVKKQPGDEVIGATINKTGSFKFRATRVGRDTVLAQIVKLVQQAQGAKAPIQRLADQVTGWFVPVVIAIAIATFIIWFNITGNLSMALITTVGVLIIACPCALGLATPTSVMVGTGKGAENGILIKGADSLELAHKIQTIVLDKTGTLTQGKPTVTDYVTMLGTANQNELKLLGLAAAVERNSEHPLAEAVVKYAQSQEVRFPLPEAKNFEAIAGSGVKGIVSDRLVQIGTQRWMDELGIETLPLQGQKVAWESAGKTAVWIAVDGEMQGLIAIADALKPSSTVAVRALQKLGLEVVMLTGDNRQTAEAIAQEVGITRVFAEVRPDQKAAIIKSLQGEKRGKVPKSKSIVAMVGDGINDAPALAQADVGIAIGTGTDVAIAASDITLISGDLQGIVTAIGLSRATMQNIRQNLFFAFIYNVAGIPIAAGILFPIFGWLLNPMIAGAAMAFSSVSVVTNALRLRNFQPRVNF
- a CDS encoding branched-chain amino acid ABC transporter permease, with the protein product MDTQTAQLIVNGIAVGSIIALAAVGLTLTYGILRLSNFAHGDFMTLGAYLTWLANTSGVNIWLSMILGAGGTVGAMLLSEQLLWKPMRDRRASSTTLIIISIGLALFIRNGIIFIWGGSNQRYNLPVASAIDIFGIKVAYYRVLVVGMAVLAILALHFLLQNTKIGKAMRAVADDIDLARVSGINVERVVIWTWVITGIFTALGGAMYGLITGVRPNMGWFLILPMFASVILGGIGNPYGAIAGALVIGIAQEVSVPLLGSEYKQGVALMIMVLILLFRPQGLFKGTI
- a CDS encoding cupredoxin domain-containing protein, producing MVTQKKLLRHFFSLGLLLSIASVAPVKAVPPEAAMPTSQFRQIEQPFEVKLGVTLGGLALIGLELWWFLLSKTKAEQATANQGIQELTIKVDGGYDPDRVVVKAGQPVRLNFFRQDSSSCLEKVILPDFHIAKDLDLDRVTPVEFTPQKPGEYPFTCGMNMARGVVEVKASVATNQDE
- a CDS encoding response regulator transcription factor, which encodes MRILLVEDDVRLAEALAEALTDQLYVVDVVKDGEAGWSQAKAIAYDLILLDVTLPKLDGFSLCQRLRTHGYHLPILMLTARDTSSDKVNGLDAGADDYVVKPFDLQELLARIRALLRRGSSPSAPTLVWGGLHLNPSTYEVSYQNQPLQLTPKEFSLLELFLRNGRRVLSRSAIIDSLWSSENPPEEDTVKAHIKSLRQKLRTVAAPEDVIETVHGLGYRLKQLS
- a CDS encoding pentapeptide repeat-containing protein; translated protein: MNYKEDFYKNYAIQKEFIAGEINRKSPIEMDLSGANLSGINLRGVNLSGVKLIGADLRGANLSEAILKGANLSGANLQDANLREADCREANLYEANLIDADLTKANLCGAFLWKVKLKGANLSATSLCEADVSDADLSFAKLNEASLIGTNLVRSNLAGSELCGARLVEANLCQVNLTGADLAWANLTEADLSGANLQEANLANARLCNTIISNTINQQRELVVGIMPRSFN